One Bacteroidales bacterium DNA window includes the following coding sequences:
- the uvrC gene encoding excinuclease ABC subunit UvrC gives MPPNSIKLSNIIKDLPDRAGVYQYYDKDDKLLYIGKAKNLKKRVSSYFTRDGSLIGKVKVLVQKIEDIRFIVVDTELDALLLENNLIKKYQPRYNVMLKDDKTYPWIIIKNEPFPRVFSTRHRMKDGSDYFGPYASGKMMSTVLDLVRQLYPLRTCNLNLSQANINKNKYKVCLEYHIGNCLGPCEGLESEEEYQVRLHEIRNIIKGNISTVRQQLTELMKEYAGNYEYEKAQLVKEKIELLERYQSKSSVVNPSIHNVDVFTFCEDAGSGYVNFMKVVSGCIIQAHTVELKKKLDESPQELLTMAMAELRLRFESDAKEVIVSFLPEVEIPGVTFTVPIRGDKKALIELSERNARFFMLEKHKQMERVDPERHSKRIMEQMKKDLRLKDEPHRIDCFDNSNIQGAYPVAAMVVFTEGKPNKQEYRHFNIKTVEGPNDFASMEEVIFRRYKRVLEENQPLPQLIVIDGGKGQLSSAITSLEKLGLRGKIDVIGIAKRLEEIYYPGDSLPLYIDKKSETLRIIQQIRDEAHRFGITHHRQRREKGTIRTQLTGIDGIGENTAQALLRKFKSVKNIQKASEQEIQAVVGKAKTAIILEYFRKNEKPES, from the coding sequence ATGCCTCCCAACTCCATAAAGCTGTCAAATATCATAAAGGACCTCCCCGACAGGGCAGGGGTGTACCAGTATTATGATAAGGATGACAAGCTTCTGTATATAGGCAAGGCGAAGAATCTGAAGAAACGGGTTTCATCGTATTTTACCAGGGATGGATCTTTGATCGGAAAGGTGAAAGTATTGGTCCAGAAAATCGAGGATATCCGGTTTATAGTTGTGGATACGGAATTGGATGCCCTTTTACTCGAGAATAACCTGATCAAGAAGTACCAGCCTCGCTATAATGTGATGCTGAAGGATGATAAAACCTATCCCTGGATTATTATCAAGAATGAACCTTTTCCAAGGGTTTTTTCTACCCGTCACCGGATGAAGGATGGTTCTGATTATTTCGGACCGTATGCCAGCGGGAAAATGATGTCAACGGTTCTTGACCTGGTCCGACAGTTATATCCGTTGCGAACCTGTAATCTAAATCTTAGCCAGGCCAATATCAATAAAAACAAGTACAAAGTATGCCTGGAATATCATATAGGTAATTGCCTGGGTCCCTGTGAGGGCCTGGAATCAGAAGAGGAATACCAGGTGAGGCTCCATGAGATCCGTAACATAATTAAAGGAAATATTTCCACTGTCAGGCAGCAACTCACCGAATTAATGAAGGAATATGCCGGCAATTATGAATACGAAAAAGCCCAGCTGGTAAAAGAAAAGATTGAACTCCTGGAACGATACCAGAGTAAATCATCTGTTGTAAATCCTTCCATTCATAATGTAGATGTATTCACTTTTTGTGAAGATGCGGGTAGCGGCTATGTAAATTTCATGAAGGTTGTGAGTGGCTGCATCATCCAGGCGCATACCGTGGAACTAAAGAAAAAGCTGGATGAGAGTCCGCAGGAATTGCTTACCATGGCTATGGCTGAGTTGCGACTGCGTTTTGAATCTGATGCCAAAGAGGTTATTGTCTCTTTCCTTCCGGAGGTTGAAATCCCCGGTGTAACATTTACCGTTCCTATCCGTGGAGATAAAAAAGCGCTCATCGAATTAAGTGAGAGGAATGCCAGGTTTTTTATGCTCGAAAAACACAAGCAGATGGAACGTGTTGATCCTGAGCGCCACAGTAAAAGGATCATGGAGCAGATGAAAAAAGATCTCAGGCTCAAAGATGAACCTCACAGGATTGATTGCTTCGACAATTCAAACATACAGGGTGCCTATCCTGTTGCGGCAATGGTTGTTTTCACCGAAGGGAAACCCAACAAACAGGAATACCGGCACTTTAACATCAAAACTGTTGAAGGACCGAACGATTTCGCTTCCATGGAGGAGGTAATTTTCAGGAGATACAAGAGAGTGCTGGAAGAAAACCAGCCCTTGCCACAGCTGATTGTTATTGATGGTGGGAAAGGGCAGTTGAGTTCAGCGATAACCAGCCTCGAAAAACTGGGGTTGAGAGGTAAAATTGATGTGATAGGCATTGCAAAACGATTAGAGGAAATTTATTACCCGGGCGATTCACTGCCTCTATATATTGACAAGAAATCCGAAACATTGCGTATCATTCAGCAGATCAGGGATGAAGCACATCGTTTCGGGATCACTCATCACAGGCAAAGAAGGGAAAAGGGCACAATCAGGACACAGCTTACCGGCATTGATGGAATTGGAGAGAATACTGCCCAGGCATTGTTACGGAAGTTTAAAAGTGTGAAAAATATTCAGAAAGCCAGTGAACAGGAAATTCAGGCAGTAGTTGGAAAAGCGAAAACAGCTATTATCCTGGAATATTTCAGGAAAAACGAAAAACCAGAGTCTTAG
- the thiL gene encoding thiamine-phosphate kinase, with amino-acid sequence MLENPGPKRTELSELGEFGLISHLTSGIDIINPSTIKGIGDDAAVLDNGNKLTLVSTDLLVEGVHFDLAYTPLKHLGYKAAAVNFSDIAAMNGTPTQLYIGLSVSNRFPLEALEELYEGIKLACAKYKVDLAGGDTTSSKSGLILAMTVTGVVEKENVVYRNTAKENELICVTGDLGSAYLGLLLLEREKQVFMADPNMQPDLEGNDYILERQLKPEPRMDIIRKLAEAGIKPGSMIDISDGLASEILHICNDSGVGCRIYEEKIPIDVSTATMATEFNIQPVTAAMNGGEDYELLFTIPMSDLDKINQFKDISVIGHITDAASGCGLVSHDGVLIEITAQGFNHMTS; translated from the coding sequence ATGCTTGAAAATCCAGGTCCCAAACGGACTGAACTTAGTGAATTGGGCGAATTCGGACTGATCAGCCATCTTACTTCCGGTATCGATATTATAAATCCCTCTACCATCAAAGGCATCGGGGATGATGCCGCTGTTCTTGACAATGGTAATAAACTCACCCTTGTCTCTACAGACCTGCTTGTTGAAGGGGTACATTTCGACCTTGCCTATACCCCACTTAAACACCTGGGATATAAAGCGGCGGCTGTCAATTTCTCCGATATCGCCGCTATGAATGGCACACCTACGCAACTTTATATAGGTTTATCCGTATCAAACCGATTCCCCCTGGAAGCGTTGGAAGAATTATATGAAGGAATTAAACTTGCCTGTGCTAAATATAAGGTCGACCTGGCTGGCGGGGATACCACTTCCAGCAAAAGTGGGTTGATCCTGGCAATGACAGTGACAGGAGTGGTAGAAAAAGAAAATGTAGTTTACAGAAATACCGCTAAGGAGAATGAACTCATTTGTGTAACAGGAGATCTGGGGTCTGCCTACCTTGGATTGCTTTTACTTGAACGGGAAAAACAGGTTTTCATGGCTGACCCTAACATGCAACCTGATCTGGAAGGCAATGATTACATCCTTGAGCGGCAGTTGAAACCGGAACCCCGGATGGATATTATCAGAAAACTGGCTGAAGCAGGTATAAAACCGGGATCGATGATTGACATCAGCGATGGGCTGGCATCAGAAATCCTTCATATATGTAATGATTCAGGCGTGGGATGCAGGATCTATGAAGAGAAAATCCCGATTGATGTTTCCACCGCTACTATGGCAACTGAGTTTAATATCCAGCCTGTTACAGCAGCAATGAATGGCGGGGAAGATTATGAACTTCTTTTTACTATTCCTATGAGCGATCTTGACAAGATAAACCAGTTCAAGGATATCAGTGTAATCGGACATATTACTGACGCTGCTTCTGGCTGTGGACTTGTGAGTCATGATGGTGTGCTGATTGAAATTACTGCCCAGGGGTTTAATCATATGACAAGCTAG
- the sufB gene encoding Fe-S cluster assembly protein SufB translates to MEKDQNNILEEVTQGEYKYGFYTDIEMETAPRGLSEDTVRYISIKKKEPEWLLEFRLKAYRHWITLTEPDWAHLHHPPIDYQDIIYYAAPKRKKELKSLDEVDPELLDTFNKLGISLEEQKRLSGVAVDAVIDSVSVKTTFTDTLSKYGIIFCSFSDAVQNHPDLVRQYMASVVPYTDNYFAALNSAVFSDGSFCYVPKGVRCPIELSTYFRINAANTGQFERTLIVADEGAYVSYMEGCTAPMRDENQLHAAIVEIIAMKDAEVKYSTVQNWYPGNKEGLGGIYNFVTKRGMCKGSHSKISWTQVETGSAITWKYPSVVLMGDYSVGEFYSVAVTNNYQQADTGTKMMHLGRNTRSTIISKGISAGKSNNSYRGLVKIIKRAENSRNFSQCDSLLLGDKCGAHTYPYIKAENQSSIIEHEATTSKISDDQLFYCNQRGISTESAIGLIVNGYAKEVLQHLPMEFAVEAQKLLAISLEGSVG, encoded by the coding sequence ATGGAAAAGGATCAAAATAACATACTGGAAGAAGTAACCCAAGGGGAGTATAAGTACGGTTTTTATACGGATATTGAGATGGAGACAGCCCCGCGTGGGCTGAGTGAAGATACGGTTCGTTATATATCCATTAAGAAGAAAGAACCTGAGTGGTTGCTTGAATTCCGATTGAAGGCTTATAGACACTGGATCACTCTCACAGAACCTGATTGGGCTCACCTTCATCATCCCCCGATTGATTACCAGGATATCATTTATTATGCAGCTCCTAAACGTAAAAAGGAGCTGAAAAGCCTTGATGAGGTTGATCCTGAATTACTTGATACATTCAATAAACTGGGAATTTCACTCGAAGAACAAAAGCGTTTAAGTGGCGTTGCGGTTGATGCTGTCATTGATAGTGTTTCTGTCAAAACTACTTTCACGGATACCCTTTCCAAATATGGGATCATCTTTTGTTCATTCAGTGATGCGGTTCAGAACCATCCGGACCTTGTCAGGCAATATATGGCAAGTGTTGTACCATATACTGATAATTATTTTGCCGCGCTCAATTCAGCGGTGTTCAGTGACGGATCATTCTGCTATGTTCCAAAAGGTGTACGTTGCCCCATTGAACTTTCAACTTATTTCAGGATCAATGCAGCTAATACCGGACAATTTGAACGCACCCTGATTGTTGCTGATGAAGGAGCCTATGTTTCCTATATGGAAGGATGCACTGCCCCGATGAGGGACGAAAATCAATTGCATGCTGCCATAGTCGAGATTATTGCAATGAAGGATGCCGAAGTGAAATACAGCACTGTTCAGAACTGGTATCCCGGAAATAAAGAAGGACTTGGTGGCATCTATAACTTTGTTACCAAGCGCGGTATGTGTAAGGGTAGTCATTCCAAGATTTCCTGGACGCAGGTGGAAACAGGCTCAGCCATTACCTGGAAGTACCCAAGTGTTGTACTCATGGGTGACTACTCTGTCGGGGAATTCTACTCAGTAGCAGTCACGAATAACTACCAGCAGGCCGATACAGGGACCAAGATGATGCACCTTGGCAGAAATACCAGGAGTACCATCATTTCAAAGGGAATTTCTGCCGGTAAAAGCAATAACAGTTACCGCGGATTGGTCAAGATTATCAAACGTGCAGAAAACTCCAGGAATTTTTCGCAGTGCGATTCATTGCTTTTAGGGGATAAGTGTGGCGCTCATACCTACCCATATATCAAGGCCGAAAACCAGAGTTCAATAATTGAGCATGAAGCCACTACTTCCAAAATTTCTGATGACCAGCTTTTCTATTGTAACCAGAGAGGAATCAGTACTGAAAGTGCTATTGGACTTATCGTAAATGGATATGCCAAGGAAGTCCTGCAACACCTGCCGATGGAATTTGCTGTTGAAGCCCAGAAATTACTGGCGATAAGTCTTGAAGGTAGCGTTGGATAA
- a CDS encoding outer membrane beta-barrel protein, with translation MKNLLLSLLLSIFAQGLLAQEFTVSGILLNQEDQKPLVGATIKLVSMKDTTQFRYSSSLREGDFSFEKVQKGPYRLEVTYIGFEKYTQVFGTGKGSNLGKISLKPASTSLGEIDIQGTAVRAEQKGDTTQYNADAFKVTQDASTEDLIKKMPGITVENGTVKAHGEEVKKVLVDGKQFFGEDPSVTLKNLPAEVVDKIQVFDKLSDQAAWTGFDDGSGQKTLNIVTRNARNSGQFGKFSAGYGSDDRYLLGANVNFFEGQRRITLLGMSNNVNQQNFSADDVIGSSGNSRQPGMGGGRMGGGNFQMGPQSGIFSTNAIGVNYTDAWGKKISFNVSYFLNNGITSTDKLINRQYILGGENTRYYKESSNSRTDNTNHRLNLRVEYNPDSNNSIILTPRLSIQDNQSNSFSGASTAGEPLYLPENLLNTSSNNNESLADGYNFNNELLYRHKFLKKGRTVSINLGTGVSNRYRENYVDTRSIYYQQQAGSSNDTVNQFGKSLTNGLSLSSNLVYTEPVGKNSQVQLNYNIAWSQNDNDKKTYNYASDQLEYSLFDTLLSSIYDNEYLTHRLGTGYLYQTEKMNLNAGITYQYADLKGNTSFPLADSTQVGFNSILPNLMVNYKFSKVTNLRLIYRASTNAPSTSQLQRVLDNSNPVLLSTGNPGLNQEVRHFATTRFSHSNQDKTRNLFAMLFFQMTQDYIGNSTLVAFNDTLVNGQEVKKGSQLTIPQNLDGAWNTRALFTFGFPVKPIRSNLNFNTGVSYNRLPSLINALANTSNTYGLNLGAVLSSNINEKVDFTFTYNLNYNLVENTLQPDLDNNYFFQIGSVQFNWEFWKGFFFQNSLTYQQYSGLSSDFQDRYTLWNFNLGKKLFKKKSGEIKLSCYDILDQNKSLTRTVTDTYIEDANTVVLRQYFMLSFTYNLRNFTGKAPESNERRFDGRYDGRPPDGPHMH, from the coding sequence ATGAAAAACCTGCTTCTCTCCCTGCTTCTCTCCATATTTGCACAAGGATTACTGGCACAGGAATTCACTGTTTCAGGGATCCTGTTAAACCAGGAAGACCAAAAGCCTTTAGTGGGTGCTACCATTAAACTGGTAAGTATGAAGGATACTACCCAGTTTCGTTATTCCAGCAGTCTCAGGGAAGGAGATTTCAGTTTTGAGAAAGTTCAGAAAGGGCCTTATCGGCTGGAGGTAACCTATATAGGTTTTGAGAAATACACCCAGGTATTTGGCACCGGAAAGGGTTCCAACCTGGGAAAGATCTCTTTAAAACCTGCTTCAACCAGTCTTGGGGAAATAGATATCCAGGGAACGGCTGTCAGGGCTGAACAAAAGGGTGATACCACCCAGTACAATGCCGATGCTTTCAAAGTAACCCAGGATGCATCCACAGAAGACCTGATTAAAAAAATGCCGGGCATCACTGTTGAAAATGGAACTGTAAAAGCCCATGGCGAAGAAGTAAAAAAAGTGCTGGTGGATGGGAAACAGTTTTTTGGAGAAGATCCTTCAGTAACCTTGAAGAACCTTCCCGCCGAAGTGGTGGATAAGATCCAGGTCTTTGATAAACTTTCTGACCAGGCTGCATGGACAGGTTTTGATGATGGAAGTGGTCAAAAGACATTGAATATTGTCACCAGGAATGCGAGGAATTCCGGGCAGTTTGGAAAATTTTCCGCGGGGTATGGCTCTGATGACCGATATCTCCTGGGAGCGAATGTTAATTTCTTTGAAGGCCAGAGGCGAATAACCCTATTAGGGATGAGCAATAACGTAAATCAGCAGAATTTTTCAGCGGATGATGTAATCGGGAGTTCAGGGAATAGCAGGCAACCCGGGATGGGAGGCGGACGCATGGGAGGAGGGAACTTTCAAATGGGCCCCCAGAGCGGAATATTCAGTACCAATGCCATTGGAGTGAATTATACAGATGCATGGGGTAAGAAGATTTCCTTCAATGTCAGTTATTTCCTGAATAATGGTATCACATCCACTGATAAGCTGATCAACCGGCAGTACATCCTGGGGGGAGAAAATACCCGCTACTACAAAGAGTCAAGCAATTCAAGGACTGATAATACCAATCATCGGCTAAATTTAAGGGTGGAATACAATCCTGATTCCAATAACTCGATCATCTTAACACCCCGGCTCAGCATACAGGATAATCAATCCAATAGCTTTTCCGGGGCAAGTACTGCCGGTGAGCCTTTATACCTGCCTGAAAATCTGCTGAATACCTCGTCAAATAATAATGAAAGCCTGGCCGATGGATATAATTTCAACAACGAATTGCTTTATCGTCATAAATTTCTGAAGAAGGGACGGACTGTTTCTATCAACCTTGGGACAGGCGTTTCCAACAGGTATCGTGAAAATTATGTAGATACACGAAGCATATACTATCAGCAACAAGCCGGTTCTTCCAATGATACGGTAAACCAGTTTGGAAAGTCTTTGACCAATGGACTAAGCCTGTCATCCAATCTTGTTTATACAGAGCCTGTTGGAAAAAACAGCCAGGTACAATTGAATTATAATATTGCCTGGTCACAGAATGATAATGATAAGAAGACCTATAACTATGCCAGTGACCAATTGGAATATTCCTTATTCGATACATTGCTTTCCAGTATTTATGACAACGAATACCTTACGCATCGCCTTGGGACAGGTTATCTCTATCAGACTGAGAAGATGAATCTGAATGCAGGCATAACCTATCAATATGCTGACCTCAAAGGTAATACCAGCTTCCCATTAGCAGATTCCACACAGGTAGGGTTCAATTCGATTCTGCCCAACCTGATGGTTAACTATAAATTCTCAAAAGTCACTAACCTCAGACTGATATACAGGGCCAGTACAAATGCACCATCTACTTCTCAGCTTCAAAGGGTACTCGACAATTCAAACCCGGTACTGTTATCTACCGGGAACCCCGGTCTGAACCAGGAGGTAAGACATTTCGCGACTACCCGGTTCTCTCATTCCAACCAGGATAAGACAAGGAATCTTTTTGCCATGCTTTTTTTCCAGATGACCCAGGATTATATCGGGAATTCAACGCTGGTTGCATTCAATGATACATTGGTGAATGGGCAGGAAGTGAAAAAAGGTTCACAACTCACCATTCCGCAAAACCTGGATGGAGCATGGAATACCAGGGCATTGTTTACTTTCGGATTCCCGGTGAAACCCATCAGAAGTAACCTGAATTTTAATACAGGGGTGAGCTACAACCGGCTTCCCAGTTTGATCAATGCACTGGCAAACACTTCAAATACTTACGGACTCAATTTAGGCGCTGTACTCAGCAGCAATATCAATGAAAAGGTTGATTTTACATTCACCTACAACCTGAATTATAACCTGGTAGAAAATACTTTGCAACCTGATCTTGATAATAATTACTTTTTCCAGATCGGGTCCGTCCAGTTCAACTGGGAATTCTGGAAAGGGTTCTTTTTTCAGAATAGTTTGACTTATCAGCAATATAGCGGTCTCTCTTCCGATTTCCAGGATCGGTACACATTATGGAATTTCAACCTTGGGAAGAAACTGTTCAAGAAGAAATCAGGAGAAATAAAGCTATCCTGCTATGATATCCTGGATCAGAATAAGAGTCTGACCCGGACTGTGACAGATACCTATATTGAGGATGCCAATACAGTTGTTTTGCGCCAGTATTTTATGCTCTCTTTTACCTATAACCTGAGGAATTTCACCGGTAAGGCACCTGAGTCCAATGAGCGGCGCTTTGATGGCCGTTATGATGGCAGACCGCCAGATGGTCCGCATATGCATTAA
- a CDS encoding glycosyltransferase family 9 protein, whose product MKILIIQTAFIGDVILATPLVESIRREYPDSTIHFLLRKGNETLLTAHPYIEKVWVFNKKEQKYINLLRIIRSIRAESYDYVINLQRFFTTGLMTVLSGGKVKIGFDKNPLSFLFTKAVKHSYGNLDGAIRHEVDRNLSLISELVKEKVRRPVLYPSADDYKVVKPGLGYVCIAPASVWLTKQFPVKKWVQLIRLLPEDLTIYLLGAGNDIPLCQTIREECPKRNIEIVAGKLSFLQSAALISAARMNYVNDSAPLHIASAMNAPVAAIFCSTTPEFGFGPLSDTSYILEVDEKLPCRPCGVHGKKECPLGHFKCSDISDERLLQTMKF is encoded by the coding sequence ATGAAGATTCTGATCATTCAAACGGCCTTCATTGGAGATGTGATCCTTGCCACACCTTTGGTAGAATCTATCAGGAGAGAGTACCCCGATAGTACCATCCATTTTCTTCTTCGAAAGGGTAATGAAACATTGCTGACTGCTCATCCTTATATTGAAAAAGTATGGGTCTTCAATAAAAAGGAGCAGAAATATATCAACCTGTTGAGGATAATCCGCTCTATCAGGGCCGAATCATACGATTATGTCATCAATTTACAGCGATTTTTCACGACCGGACTTATGACCGTGCTCTCCGGAGGGAAAGTAAAGATCGGATTTGATAAAAATCCACTTTCGTTTCTTTTCACAAAAGCTGTGAAACATTCATATGGGAATCTGGATGGCGCAATACGTCATGAGGTTGACCGCAATCTTTCCCTGATTAGTGAACTTGTCAAAGAGAAAGTCCGTAGACCTGTTCTTTACCCTTCGGCTGATGATTATAAAGTTGTGAAACCGGGACTTGGGTATGTTTGTATTGCGCCAGCTTCTGTATGGCTTACCAAACAATTTCCTGTAAAAAAGTGGGTACAATTGATCAGACTTCTACCTGAAGACCTCACAATCTACCTTTTGGGTGCGGGAAACGACATCCCCTTATGCCAAACTATAAGAGAAGAATGTCCTAAACGAAATATAGAGATTGTAGCCGGGAAATTAAGTTTCCTGCAATCGGCGGCACTTATATCGGCTGCAAGAATGAATTATGTCAATGACTCTGCACCGCTGCATATTGCTTCAGCAATGAATGCTCCTGTTGCTGCAATTTTCTGCTCAACAACACCTGAATTTGGGTTTGGACCTCTGTCAGATACTTCCTATATCCTTGAAGTGGATGAAAAATTACCCTGTCGTCCATGTGGGGTACATGGGAAAAAAGAATGCCCTTTGGGTCATTTTAAATGTTCAGATATTTCAGATGAGCGTTTACTTCAGACGATGAAATTCTGA